TGGAGAACGGCGAGATTATAGAGCGCGGCACGCATGCTGAATTGGTCGCTCTGGACGGATATTATGCCGACATGGAGCGGCGTCAGAGGTTGGAAGAAGAGTTGGAGTTGACGGAATGAGCGACAAAGGCAGCAAGACTTCCGAAGACCGTGATGTGATGGGCAAGGCCTACGATTCTGTTCTGGCGAAAAGACTGTGGGGATACGTCGGCGACCAAAAGCGCAAACTCTTCCTCGCCGTGTTTCTTTTGCTGCTCGGAGCGGTAACGGAATTGGCGGGGCCGTGGCTCTCGAAGATCGCGATTGACAAATACATCGCGAACGGCGACATGCCGGGACTGATGAAACTTGTAGTCATTTTTGTGATTATCGCCGCATTGTCCACGGCTCTCAGATGGAGCCAGGTTTACTTGACAGGCGAAGCTGGTCAGATGATCATGTATCGACTGCGCCGCGACGTGTTCAACAAGCTGCAAGAGCTGTCAGTACCTTATTTTGACCGCAATCCGGTTGGAAGGCTGATGACTCGTGTGACGTCGGACGTACAGGCTCTTTATGAATTGTTTGGCTCGGGGATGGTGGCGATATTCGGCGACGTGTTTACGCTGCTGGGAATTACGGGCGTGATGTTCGCGATCAATTGGCGGCTGGCGTTGCTGACTCTGCTGGTGATACCGCTTTTGCTGGGTGTTACGTTCGCGTTCAGAAAGAAAGTGCGAGATCTCTACAGGAAGACGCGCGGACAGATTTCTAATCTGAACGGATACCTACAGGAGAATATCACAGGAATGCGCGTGGTTCAGCTCTTTGGGAGAGAAAAACACAACTTCGACAAATTCCAAGAGCAAAACAGCGGCCTGAAGAACACTTATCTTGACACAATCTTCTTCTATGCCCTGTTCTTTCCCGGTGTCGAGTTCATCTCCGCGCTGGCAATCGGCGCGATTATCTGGGGCGGCGGCACAATGATGATCGCGGGAACCGTGACGGTCGGTACCCTCGTCGCGTTTCTGCAATACGTCGAGCGTTTCTACAGACCTGTGCGCGACCTTGCCGAAAAATACAACATTCTGCAAGCGGCGATGGCGGCGGCGGAACGCGTCTTCGGTGTGCTCGATGAGCCGATTCAAGTCGAAGAGAAATCAGGTTCCGGCACACCGCAACTCGCGGCTGAAAATGCTCCCTTCATTGAGTTTCGGAACGTGTGGTTTGCCTACA
This region of Calditrichota bacterium genomic DNA includes:
- a CDS encoding ABC transporter ATP-binding protein codes for the protein MSDKGSKTSEDRDVMGKAYDSVLAKRLWGYVGDQKRKLFLAVFLLLLGAVTELAGPWLSKIAIDKYIANGDMPGLMKLVVIFVIIAALSTALRWSQVYLTGEAGQMIMYRLRRDVFNKLQELSVPYFDRNPVGRLMTRVTSDVQALYELFGSGMVAIFGDVFTLLGITGVMFAINWRLALLTLLVIPLLLGVTFAFRKKVRDLYRKTRGQISNLNGYLQENITGMRVVQLFGREKHNFDKFQEQNSGLKNTYLDTIFFYALFFPGVEFISALAIGAIIWGGGTMMIAGTVTVGTLVAFLQYVERFYRPVRDLAEKYNILQAAMAAAERVFGVLDEPIQVEEKSGSGTPQLAAENAPFIEFRNVWFAYKPDEWVLQDVSFVVNEGQSIAVVGATGAGKTTIISLLQRFYDIQRGAILIRGRDIRDYPLKELRAMLGIVLQDVFIFAGNITENIRYGQPEASDEQVKEASKLVFADRFIGRLPAGYDEPVVERGATLSTGQRQLLAFARALLRKPELLILDEATASIDTETEQLIQQAIGRVLTGRTSIIIAHRLSTIQSCDRILVMHHGKLREEGTHDELLKLGGIYHRLYKLQFGQGVKAA